CGAACACGGCCATTCGAGCGGCCCTCGGTGCTCTGGCGAGAGGGCCATTTCTACCAAAGTGTTGGGTTTTGTGGACTGGGAATGTAAAATGCTCCTAACCATCAATCTGGTGTGAGAAGGGACTCGCTACTGTGAGAATGAAAACGAGGGCATCACTGAGCGCACTTGCAGCCTTCGCGCTGGTCGCAGGTGTGCAGGGCATGACAAGTGTGGCACAGGCAGCTGAAGAACCGCCTGAGAGCAGTTATACGCTGAACTTCAAATGGAAGACGTATGACAGCAATCCGGGATGGACGTACGACCAATCGCGTACGGGTATTTCCAAAAAGATGAGGATGTACTGCACTCTCTACGGCAAGACGAGTCCGGATGCGGCTGAGAAGCAAATTCCTGCTTATGAGTGGGCAGATGTTCAAGTGACGTATGGCGAGAAGTCGTCGTATGTCGTGAAGACGCCGTCAACTCGCACCGTTGACGGTACGGATTATGTAGATGTGCATATCGATGCGTGTTATCACGTCATGAATGACGAAGAAGGATTTGCGCGTGATCTTGCCACGTCCCACTCGACCGTGGCTGGCACCAACGTCGACGATATTTCGATCTTTCAGCAGGCGAACACCGACTTTGAATTCGTTCTGACTGAAGGCGTCATTCACCCCGAAGATGCGGATGGTGTATCGGTCAAGATCGGACTGAATCGTACCTATAAAGGTAAGACTGAAGAAAACTTCAAAGGAAAAAGCCGCCAGAAAACTGTCAATACCTACAACTTCAAGGGCAACGCAGTTCACCATCCGAGCGCGGAATACAATGCTGATCGTACTCAGACGCCCATTACCAGAGCAGCTTCCGGGAATGATCTCGACATTTTCAGCCCTTATACGGGTCGCATCAAGACCTACGCGTTGAATGCGAAGTTTGCTGACACGGGCGGCGTTGTGAACGCAAATGGTCGCTACGAGATTGAAAAGGTCGAAGGCGACGATCTGACTGGGTGGACTGTATACGTCAAGTCCAATGTGAAGGAAGTTGCGCCTGAGAAACCGACCACCACCCAACCGGACAAGTGCGGTGAAGAAGCGACCGTTAACCTGCCAAAGGCGGAGGATCCTGACAATCCGGTGTGGAATTA
The sequence above is a segment of the Schaalia radingae genome. Coding sequences within it:
- a CDS encoding Ig-like domain-containing protein: MKTRASLSALAAFALVAGVQGMTSVAQAAEEPPESSYTLNFKWKTYDSNPGWTYDQSRTGISKKMRMYCTLYGKTSPDAAEKQIPAYEWADVQVTYGEKSSYVVKTPSTRTVDGTDYVDVHIDACYHVMNDEEGFARDLATSHSTVAGTNVDDISIFQQANTDFEFVLTEGVIHPEDADGVSVKIGLNRTYKGKTEENFKGKSRQKTVNTYNFKGNAVHHPSAEYNADRTQTPITRAASGNDLDIFSPYTGRIKTYALNAKFADTGGVVNANGRYEIEKVEGDDLTGWTVYVKSNVKEVAPEKPTTTQPDKCGEEATVNLPKAEDPDNPVWNYEETRVNAKGEPDEKGQFMKVTAKLADPVLYIVKKDETTGEPVQTEWTFDIAAAACPAAPNWDDVTTPADKPVVVPNHGGPVADGAIVQVKGPGTAVINDNGNITVTPNSGARVGDVITVTVLDRDGKVLDTFQVTLTKVDQVITVKPAADRKGLARTGADLGMSGAAAALALLAGASTMILARRRR